The Deinococcus puniceus genome segment TGCCATCGTCCGGGTTTCGCCTGTATTCGTGCCCAGTGTCATCTCGGCCAAGTCGCCGGGTTGCACGGGCATCGTGAAGACCCACGCCGGATCGGGCGCGTAGTAGCTGAGGCCCCGGAAGTCGGCCAAGGCTGCGGCTCCAATCGGCCCGCGTCCCGCCGCAAAGTGCTCGTCTTTGCGCCGCCGGAACTCGGCAACGGCTTCGGCGTGCGCTTGGCTCACCAATCCACCTTCATCGTCTGGCCCGCGTATTCCACCACGTCGCCGCGCCGCAGCTTCTTGCGTCGGCGCGTCTCTACCTCGCCGTTCAGTAGCACTTCGCCGCCCTGGACGCGAAATTTAGCCTCACCGCCCGTTTGCACCACGCCCTGAAGTTTGAGAAAGTCTTGCAGATCAATCGTGTCTGTAGGTTGGTCGTTGCGCCCGGTCATGGGGGCAGGGTAGCAGGCCGGGGCGGGTGGAGTGTGGGGCGGGTTCACCGCAGAACTGCCCCTCTACTTCGCAGCTCTGCGAGTCCGACAAGGGGCGAGGGCAAGAACTTTGAGTCGGGTTGGAATCTTTTCTTAGACCCTTGACCCTTAGACGTTTTTCGACGTTCCATACCCACTTTTACGGCTTGTACTGCCCCCCGAATACCCGCAAATCCAAGTCGTCTACCCGGCTGTCTCCGTTCAGGTCACCGGGCAAACTGCCTGTTTTGCCGTAATTGTTCATCAGCAGCGCAAAGTCGGTCAGGTCTATCACGCCGTCGCCGTTCAGATCGGCCCCGCTGAGACGCAGTTTGGCGGCTTCGGGCGTCCATGCTTTCAGGCCGATAAATCGGGTCAGTTCGGCACGCAAGGCTTCGGCCAGTGGCTGCGGGCTGTTCGGATTAAATTCGATGCGCTGATCGGTGCCCGTGCCCACCACGCGGGCCGATACATCCGGGTTGAAGGCCACGCCCGTGCTGCTGCCGATGCTCAGAACCGGGCCGCTGCTGCTGTCCAGCGTCACAGGCAGTTCCGGGGTGCTGATGGCGGCGAGGGCTTCTTGCACCAGCCGCGTCAATTCGGCTCCTTGTGGGCGAAGCTTGACGGTGACGGCACTGGCTGAACCGGCCAACACCAATGCGCTGAGAAGGAAAAAACGGTGTGCGGCACGGCTCATGGCGTTGTCCTCGCGGCCCGGAGTTGGTCTCGGAACTTGGCCGGATCACGCTCGAAAGCGTCTGGGGTGGAGGTGGGCGGGGGTGTAACGGCGCGTGCTGGGGCCGCAGTGCTGGCTGGCGTGGCCGTTACGACAGGCGTTGCCGCCGCTGCCGCCGCCGTCGCTCCTGTAGCGGGTGGCGTTGCAGGAGGTGTAGCCGGGGGTGCAGGCGGCGTCGGGCTGGGCGTGACCGGGTTGCTGACTGCTGCCGTCGCGCCGTCGACTGGGGGGGTGGCGGGTGGAGTCGTAGCGGTGCCCGAAGCGTTTGCCGGGGTGGCCGTGCCAGTGGCCGTGCCAGTGGCCGTGCCAGTGGCCGTGCTGGCGGTTGCCGCCGTTCCGGTTGCTGCGCTGGCCGATGCCCCCGTTGTTGTGGTTGCTGCTGCAACGGGTGTCGCTGCCTCAACTGCCGCCTCGTTCCAGCGGGTCACGCGGCCACTGACCACCGGGTATGCGCCCTGATTGAAGCCCACGAGCGGGCTGTCCTGCGTGCCGGTGTACAGCAGTAAAAACACGTCCTGTCCGGCATTCAGCGTGGGCACGTCCTGAAGGCCCGCCAAGAACATCAGCGTGGGTTTGCCCTCACGCACGGGCAAGCTCGCCACGTCTCCGGCGATGGTTTCGGTCACGGTCAGCGGGTAATTGATCCAAGACACCGCTGTTGCCCCTGCACCGGTTTGTGTGGTGGTGGGCGCACCCACCGTCGCCCGCACGATCACCTGCGCTTTTTTGGCCTGCTGCGTCAGCGTCAGCGCTGTGAATGTGCTGGCCTGTACAGGGTTCAGGGTCATCAGCGCCGCCGTCAAGCCGAGGGCAAGTCGCGCCCGCTTCATGCCCTGCCACCTGTGGGGGGAAGCTGTGTGCCGGGGCCGGGCGGGTCTATGGGCACAGGTGTATCGCTGTCGGGCGGGGTGGGGTCAGGTTCGCCGCGTGGCGGGGGGGGAATCGTCACAGGTTGGGAGGCGGGGGGCGTGCTGGTGGCTGGCGGTGTGGTGGCCGGAGCGGAAGTCGCTGGGGTGGGAGTACTGGCCGGAGTCGCCGCCGGAGCCGGAACAGTTGCCCCCGGAACATTCGGCATGCCCTGTTGCGCCAGCAGTTTGCCGGTGCCGTCGCGGGCCTCGAAGGCCAACCCAGTCGCACTCAGGGTCACGGGGCTGCTGGGCCGGATGCTCACCAGCATCACCCGTGCGCCTGCCCTCGGAATGGCCTTGAAGCCCACGCTGACGCTGAGGGTTTGCCCCTCTTGCCGCCAAAACAGCACGCCGCCGTTTTCGCCGGGCTGCACGCGGGTCACGGTCACGCCTTTGGGCAGCGTCCACATCAGGCGAGCAGCACGCACGGCACGCGGCCCGGCGATGGTGACTGGAACCCGCGTTTCGCCCCGGATTTCCCCGGTGGGCAGCGTGGGCGAAAGTGAGAGCGGCGGCAAGTCGTTCACGTTCAGCGTGTATTCCTGCACCTTGCTTCTCAGGCCCGCGTCGTTGGTTTCCAGCGTAAATTTGAAGGCCCCGATTTTGGTGGGCCTGCCGACCAAGCGCCCCCCACTCAAGCTGATGCCCGGTGGCAAGCTGCCCGCCGCCACCCGGAATCCGTATGGCCCGGTGCCGCCCGTGACCACCAGCGCCGCTTCGTAGGCTTCGGCCACGTAACCCACAGGCAGGGACGTGAGGGTAAAGGTCAGGGGGTCTGCTCCAGTGGTGGCGGTGCTGCCTGTGCCTGTGCTGCTGCCGCAGGCGCTGAGGGTGCCCAGACCCAACAGCGCCACCGTCAGCAGCGGCCAGAGGCGCGGGGCAGGCGCGCGCCGCAGCGGGTGAGTTGAAGCTTGCATGGGGGCAGTGTACCGGGCTGGGCGGGCGGGCAGATGGGGAAAACGTAAGCGCCGCCGCCGATTCCATGAAGACGCCGGACGGGGGGTGCCCGCAGAAGGATGCCCAGAGAGGGCGTTGACAACGGGGGCCACACCTCCTACGGTTCTGCCCTCTTTCCGGCGCTAGACTTTGCACCTATGACCATGCAACTCACTAAGCCGCCCACCGTAGGCACTCCGTTGGGGCGCTACACCGTCGAGCGCGTCGAAGCCTTGCCCGAAATGCAGGGCACGCTGGTGCTGCTGCGCCACGAACTCGGCGCACGCCACGCCCACGTGATCCGTGAAGACGACAATCTGGCCTTCGGCGTCACCTTTCCCACCGTGCCCAAAGACAGCACGGGCGTGGCGCACATTCTGGAACACGTGGCCCTGATGGGCAGCCAGAAGTACCCGGTGCCCGATCCCTTTTTTGCGATGGCCCCGCGCAGTCTGAACACGTTCATGAACGCCATGACCGCCAACGACTGGACAACTTACCCGTTCAGCACGCGCAATGTACAGGACTATTTCAACCTGCTGTCGGTGTACCTAGACGCCACCTTTTTCCCGCTGCTGCGCTACGAATCCTTTCGGCAAGACGGCCACCGCTTCGAGTTCGAGAAGTTGGACGACCCCACCAGCACGCTGAAATTGCAGGGCGTGGTGTACAACGAAATGAAAGGCGCGATGGCGAGCGCGGGGGCCGTGATGTGGCGCTCATTGGGCAAGGCGCTGTATCCCGACCTGACCTACGCGGTCAACAGCGGCGGCGAGCCGAACGACATTCCGGGCCTGACTTACGACGGCCTGCGAGCTTTCCACGCGGCGCATTATCACCCCAGCAACGCCTTTTTCTTCACCTACGGCAATCAGGATTTGACCCGTGTGCTGGACGAAATCGAGTCGCATGTCATGGCCCGTTTTGCGCCGCAATCGCTGGACGTGAGCGTGCCCGATCAGCCCGACTTTGCCGAACCGCGCCGCGTGGACGTGACCTATCCGGGTTCGGATGTGGAGCGCGGCGGACAGGTGCTGTTGGCCTGGAAACTGGGCCGCTCCAGCAACCCCGACCTGAATCTGCGTTGGAGCGTCCTCAGCGACGTGCTGCTGGGCAACCCCGCCGCGCCGCTGACCCGCCCTCTGATCGAATCGGGTATCGGTTCGGCGCTGGCCGACCTGACCGGATACCGCGATTCCTTCCGCGAGGGTGCGTTCGCGGTGGGCCTCAAGGGACTCAGCGCGGGCAAGGCCGCCGAAGTCGAGAAACTGGTGCTGGACACGCTGGCGGGCATTGCGCGGGACGGTATTCCCGCCGACCTGATCGCCAGCAGCCTGCATCAATTCGAGATCGGGCAAAAGGAAGTCAGCAACAGCGGTTATCCGTATGGTCTGCAAGTGATGTTCCGGCTGATGGGGCCTTGGCTGTACGGCGGCGACCCGGTCACCGGATTGCGGTTGGATGCCGAACTGAACAGCCTGCGCGCCGATCTGGACAGTGGCAAGCGCGTCTTCGAGTCCATGTTGGAAGAACTGTTGGCGCTGCCCCACCGCGTCACGATGGTGGTCACGCCCGATCCGCTGCTGGCGTCGCAGGCCGAGCAGGCCGAGCGTGAACTCGTTGAGCGTCTCAGCAAGGATTTCACCGATGAAGACCGCGCCCGAATTGTGCGGGAGAGCCTGCAACTTCAGTCGCTTCAGGCGCAGGAATCCGACCCGAATGTGTTGCCCACGCTGGCCCTCAGCGACGTGACCCCCGGCGTGCAGCGCCCCGACTACAGCACCACGCAAGAAGGCCGCGCCCTCGTGGGCCGTGTGCCCCAACCCACCGGCGGCCTGAGCTACTTGGATGTGCAAATCCGCCTGCCTGACGTGCCCGCCGAGTTGCTGGACGTGCTGCCGCTCTACACCTATGCGGTCACCCGCAGCGGCGCAGCTGGGCAGGACTACGCCGAATTGTCGCGCCGCATAGAAGCCGTGACGGGTGGCGTCGGCGCAAGCGCGGGCGTGGGCACCGCCCCCGACGACCTGAGCGCCGTGCGGTTGGCTGTCACCTTCAGCGGCAAGGCCTTGGCCCGCAACGCCGAGGCGCTGGTGGCCGTACTGCACGACCTGATCGCTGCCCCCGAATTTACCCGCGAACGCACCCGCCAACTGCTGGAGCAGCGTCTGTCGGGCATGAAAGCCAGCGTGGTGGGTTCGGGCAGCGCCTACGCAGACCGCCTCGCCTCGGCACAGGTCAGCGCCGCCGCCGTGCTGGAGGAACGCTTCGGCGGACTGACCTCGTTGGCGACCCTCAAGGCGATTGTGGAAGGGCCAGAAGGTGAATCGGGTGCGGAAGGTCTGGACGCCCGAATAGACGCCCTGCTGGGCCAATTTTCGCAACTGCAAGAGCTGATCACGCGGGGGCAACCGCTCCTCTGCCTCACCGCCACCCCCGACGATATCGGCCTAGATGTGCAGCCCATCACCACGCTGTTTACCGGAGACGCCCCCACCGGACGCCCCGCGCTGGCCCCGCTCGCCACTGGCCCGCAGGCCCGCACCACCGATTCTCCGGTGGCTTTCAATGCCATTGCCTACCCCACCGTGCCCTACACCCATCCCGACAGTCCCGCGCTGCTGGTGCTGTCGCGCCTGCTCAGGAGCGAGTACATGCTCAAGGAAATCCGCGAAAAAGGCGGCGCATACGGCGGCGGCGCAGGTTTCGACACGCGGGGCGGCGTCTTCTCTATGACCAGTTACCGTGACCCGCACATTGCCCGCACGTATCAGGTGTTCCGCGACGCCCGCGCCTTCCTCGACACGCCGCTGGGCGAGCGCGAACTCACCGAAGCCATTCTGACTGCCAGCAAAATCCTAGACCCCCTGACCAGCCCGGACACGGTGGGCCGCCTGCGCTTTTACGGCGATCAGGCCGGATTCACGCCCGAAGTGCAGGAATCCTTCAAGGCCCGCCTGCTGGCCGTAAAACTGGACGACCTTCGCCGCGTGATGGATACCTACCTGACGCCGGAGCGGGCCGCCTACGCGCTGGTGGCCGGGCGCGATCCGAATACGGAAGTGGAAGGGCTGGGGCTGAAATTTGAGGTACAGGGAGTCTAAAACCGTTAGTGGTGAGTAGGTCGTAGAAGGGGCAAAACGGAGCTTGATTAATCAGGGCTGTGTGGTGGGGGAGGCGAGCGGGAAAGCCTCTCCCACCGCGCTTTTTCCACGTTCCAAACTCTACGTTCCCCTCATCCCCGGTGATACGGCTCCCCCGCACTGATCGTCGCCGCCCTGTACAGCGCTTCAGCCAGCACCACCATCGCCAGATCATGCGGCAGGGTCAGGGTTCCAAGGCTCCACAGTGCATAAGCTCCGGCCCGCAACTCGTCGGTGTGTCCCTCCGGGCCGCCGATGGCAAAAGCTAATTCGCCAGTGCCGCCCACGCCTTGCCCATCCAAATACGCCGCCAACCCTTCCGACGTGAATTGCTGGCCGCGTGGATCGAGCAAAATCAGCGGCGTTTTTCCGGCGGCGCGGCGAATGGCCTCACTTTCCAGCGCCTGCGTCTTGCCTGCCACCCGCGTCACGGTCAGCTTGTGGTAGCGGCGCAGGCGTTTTTCGTATTCGTCCCAGCCTGCGCGGGCATAGGCCAGCTTGGGTTCGCCCACAGTAATCAGGTGCAGTCTCATGGGGGCAGTGTGGCAGAAGGGTTTGCGGGGCGGATTCACGCCGCGTGTAGACCCCACCTCTCCTGCGGAGCTTTTCAAGTCTAAGGGGGGCGTTGCCGAGCAACGGGGGGTTCGCCTTCCACCCCGATACACCTCAATCCACCGCAGTACACAGACACACAGCGTCCGCACGCCCCGCCCGCTAAACTGGCGGGTATGTCCGGTTTGCTTTGGCTTCCACTCCATTGGCCTCCAGTGGGGGAGCGCACTTGAACTACGCGGCGACTCTGGCGGTGTTGGTGGTGCTGTCGTTCAGCTTTCCGCTGACGGTGCGGCTGGGCGCTCAGTTGGGCGTGCCGGAGGTGCTGGGGGCGTCTATGCTGGGCGCAGTCCTGACCTTTGCGCTGGCGGCCTACGGGGTGCGCTGGCAGGTCACGCGCCACCGGGTCACGGTGCAGCGGTTGGCGGCGGCGCGGGCGCAAGTGGCCGCCGATCCGTCCAGCCCCCGCGCCTATTTTGTGGGCGGCGAACATCTGGGGCTGATCCTGCTCCGGCTAGACCGCCGCCGTGAGGCCGCTGAGGTGATAGACCGCTTTGCCCGTCTGGGCGGGGCACGCGAGAGCGAAATCGTGGCCCTGCGTGAAGCCCTGTCTAACGCCGAACGCCGCCAACGCCGCGCCCAAGGACGCGAGGCGTGAAGACCCTGAGCCGAGACAACGTGAAGACATGGGAGCGCGAAGCGTGAGGCTCTGCGGAACCAACGCGGCAAGGATGCGTATCCTGAGAGGCATGAAGGTTGCCAGTGTTCATCAGCAGTCCCCCCGGCAGTACGGCAGGCAAGGAGCGCACCTATGAGGGCCTATAAGGGCATCGTGGAAGACGGAGTGGTGGTCTTGATCGGCGCACGCCTGCCCGAAGGCACGGTGGTCACGGTCACGGTAGGAGAAACCGAACTGCTCCGCGCCCGCATCACCAGCGCCCTGAAACGCCCACGCAAGGTGCGGGTGCGCGTCAAGCCCACACCCGGCATGGCGATGGGCCAGTTGCAGTTGGAAGGCACGTCGGCGCGTCCTCAGTCCGATGAGTAGGGCAGAACAAGACCGAATCGAGGCTGAAGAGGTTGAAGCTGACAGCCTTGACGAACTGGTACTTCACGAAGGGTGGGCGGAAACAGCGCAAGCAGCAGCAGACGCCCCCGCCGACTTGCCCCCGCTCAGTCCGATTCCAGATGGAGCGCGGGTGTGGTTGGTTCCAACTCCGGTGGGCAACTTGGGTGACTTGACGTTGCGGGCCATAGAAGTCCTGCGGGCCGCCGACGCTGTGGCCTGCGAAGACACCCGCCGCACCGGGGCGTTGCTGTCGTATCTAGGCATTCGCAAGCCGCTGGTGCGCCTAGATGCCCACACCATGCGCCGCGCCCCGCAAGTGCTGGAACGGTACGCCCGCCTTGCCTACGTCAGCGATGCAGGCACGCCCGGCATCAGCGATCCCGGCGCGGAACTCGTGCAGGCCGCCCTTGCCGCCGACGTGCCCATAGAAGTGCTGCCCGGAGCCACTGCCTTCGTGCCCGCGCTGGTGCTGTCAGGTCTGGATTCTGCTCGCTTTACCTTCGAGGGTTTCCTCCCGCGTTCGGGTAAAGACCGCAAAGCCCGCCTGAGTGCCGTAGCAGCGCGGGCCGAAACCAGCATCCTCTATGAAAGTCCTCACCGCCTGCACGCCACCCTGACCGAATTGGCGGCCAGTTGCGGCCCGCTGCGGCGCGGCAGCGTCACGCGGGAACTGTCCAAGCGCTTCGAGGAAACCCGGCGCGGCACGTTGGCAGAATTGGCAGCCCATTTCGAGGCGGGTACACGCGGCGAAATCGTGGTGGTGGTAGGGGGCCGACCCGAGGGCGAGGCCGACCCAGCGCAGCCCGTGACCGATCCGGCAGAGCAGGCCAGAGCGTGGGCCGCAGCGGGGCAAGGGGTCAGGGATATACGTGACGCACTCATGCGGCAGGGTTTGCGTAAGAATGACGCTTACGCGCTGGCCTTACAGGTGACGCAAGCTCAGCAACCCTGAGCGCCCCTTTTCCTCAACCCTTTCCTGTTCTGTATCCATCCATGAGGCCCACCATGACTGAACCGCAAACCCACCACCCCAATCCCAGCGGCCTGAAACGTGTGGCCGTCCTGACCAGCGGCGGCGACGCCCCCGGCATGAACGCAGCCATTCGCGCTGTGGTTCGCACCGCCACCCACAACGGCATAGAAGTCGTGGGCGTGCGCCGGGGATTTCAGGGCCTGCACGAGGGCGACATGGCCCTGATCGGCCCCCGCGACGTAGCCAACACCATCCAGCGCGGCGGCACGATTTTGCTCACCGCCCGCTCTCATACGTGGCGCAGTCCGGAAGGCCGGGCCAAGGGCGCACAAAACTTACGCGACTGGCAGGTCGACGGATTGATCGTCATCGGCGGAGACGGCAGCTTTCACGGCGCACACTATCTACAGCAGGAACACGGCTTCCCGGTCATCGGCGTGCCCGGCACCATCGACAACGACTTGTACGGTACCGATCACACCATCGGCTACTTCACGGCAGTCGAGACGGCGCTGGATGCCGTCGATAAACTGCGCGATACCGGGGCCAGCCACGAGCGAATTTTCGTGATCGAGGTCATGGGACGCCACGCCGGACACATTGCCTTAGAAGTCGCGGTGGCGGGCGGGGCCGAGGAAGTCTTTATTCCCGAAGACGCCAAGCCTGTAGACGGCGTCGTCGAGATCGTGAAGCAGAGTCTCGCCAAGGGTAAGGCCAGTTCCATCATCATCGTGGCCGAGGGCTACCCCGGCGGCGCGGAGGGTGTCAGCAAGGCTATTCACGAAGGCACGGGCCAAGAAACCCGCGTCAGTATTCTGGGCCACATCCAGCGCGGCGGGACGCCTGTTTCCAGTGACCGCGTGTTGGCCAGCCGACTGGGAGAAGCCGCCGTGTACGCCCTGATGGACGGCAAGAGTGACGTGATGGTAGGAAGGCAAGGCGGCGGCATCAGCCATATTCCCCTGCACGAAACGTGGGAGAAGAAAAAAGACGTGAACCGCGACCTGTACCGCTGCGCCAAGACCCTGAGCGTGTAGGACGAAACAAAGCCAGCCGCCCCAATTTGTGCAGGGCGGCTGGCTTTTTACGCTGAATGCAGCGCTGAACGCCTGAAACTGCCCTTCCTTAGACTCTTAGACCCTCGGCCCTTAGACCACTCCTGAGCCAGCAGGCAAGGCCGCGCCTCACCCAGCACGCGGCCCTCTGAGCCTTCTTCTTATTCCCGTTCTACATTCCGCAAAAACGCGGGAATATCGTAATCCTTGGGATCGTAGCTGCTCGTGGCTGTCCCGCGCACGGGCTTCACGATGGTCTCGATGCTGCTGCGGCCACTCGTGCCCCCGGCAATGCTGATGGGCGTGTCGTTGAAGCCAGTAGCGATCACGGTCACGCGCACTTCGTCGCCCGCAGCCTCGTCAGGCGTGATGCCGAACAGAATGTCGGGGTCTTCGAAGCCAGTGGCCTCGCGGATTTTCTCCACGATTTCGTTGGCGTCGGTCATGGACAGATCAAAGCTGCCCGTCACGTTGACCAGAATCCGGCGTGCGCCCTCGATGCCGCGTTCCAGCAGCGGGCTGTGGATGGCGCTCATGGCGGCTTCTTCGGCCACCTTTTCGCCCCGGCCCGCGCCGATGCCCATCAGCACCGTGCCCGAGTTGGCCAGCAGGTTGCGCACATCGGCAAAATCGAGATTGATCATGCCTTCCACATTGATCACGTCGCTGATGCCCTTGACGCCGTAGTACAACACGCGGTCAGCAATGAGAAACGCCTCACGGAAGCTGACCTTCTTGTCTACGGCTGTGAGCAATTTCTCGTTGTTCACCACGATCATGCCGTCTACGCGGTCGGCCAGTTTGCCGATGCCTTCTTCGGCGACCCGCAGACGCTTCGGCCCTTCGAACTTGAAAGGCCGCGTGACGATAGCCACCGTCAGCACGCCCATTTCACGGGCAATCTCGGCCACCACAGGGGCGCTGCCCGTGCCCGTGCCGCCGCCCATGCCCGCCGTAATGAACAGCATGTCGGTGCCGTCGAGGTATTCCTTGATGCGTTCCCGGTCTTCGAGGGCCGCCTTCTCGCCCACTTCCGGGTCTGCCCCTGCGCCGAGGCCGCGTGTCAGGCGGTCTCCGAGCTGAATCCGCACCTCGGCGTGGCTTTTGGCCAACACCTGAGCGTCGGTGTTCCCGGCGATAAACTCCACGCCTTCGAGTCCTGATTCGATCATGCGGTTAACGGCGTTGTTGCCCGCCCCGCCCAAGCCGATCACACGAATTTTGGCCGCTTGCATTCTGTCTCCTTCCATTCCGGCACGGCCGCCTAGGGCTGTCCCGTAGCTGTTCGCTCTTCGGCGTAGTTTAACGCACGATCCCTTCCTGTGGGCGTTGGCCTCGAAGGTGGGACATACAGGGGTCAACGTGGGTCTGAACGCTCGTGAGAAGGCAAGTCAGATGGTCACTGCCGAATGCGTGAATGACGTTTCAGCCGTCTAAAGTAGACGCGCCGTCTGATCCTTGCCAACGCAAGCTCATCCATAGCTTTGCCGTTTTTTTCGTAAACAGGCTGGTGATTCATGTACAGGATGAGTTGATTCTGAGAGTTGACCGCCCTAAAAATCCGTCCTTGAAAGTAGATTCCAGCCGAAAAGTCTAGGCTTGGTGCTGCACTTCACGTGGAATCCGTAGGACTGAAACAAAACACCCCACCGATCAGAGTGGGGCGCACTGTTTGGAACGGTGGAGGGGCGGTGTTGCCACTCCGGTTTGCGCCCTTACACCCAGTCCTTGAATATATTTTTGATGCGTTCTCCAAAGCTCGGCTTGTCTTTTTTGGGCAGGGCCGTCGGATCAGGCTTCGCTGGGGGAATGACGGGGCCACCGTCGTTTGACGGGACAGGTGCCGCTACAGGTGCGGTGACCAGAGTCCCGTTGCCCGCGCTGACGGGCGCTGGGGTGCCCTGTTGCCCGGTGTCCATGCCCTCAAAAATCATGTCGGGTACTTTGCCGTCTTCCCCGATGCCGTACAGCACCAGACCGACGCTGGCCGCGTGGGCCGGGCTACTGACGATGTCGCTGAGGCCGCCGATGCCGCGAGGACGGCCCACCCGCACGGGCAAGCGGAACCGGTCACGGGCCAGCTCTGCACTGCCCCGAAGCTGCGACGCGCCGCCCGTGATGACCACTGTCTGGGCCACGAGTTCCACTGGCCCCAACGCCTGATCAATCTCGTCGCGGATCATGCCGTAAATCTCGGCGATGCGCGGCTTGATGATGCGTGAGAGTTCGAAGGCGCTGATGGCGTGGGTGCTGCCCGATGCGGTGGTGATTTCCAGAGTCAGGTCTTGATCGGCCAGTTCGGGCAGGGCCGCGCCGTACTTGCGCTTCACGTTCTCGGCTTCCTCAATAGGAATCTTCAGAATTTGGGCCAAGTCCGCCGTGACGTGTTCGCCGCCAATCGGAATGCTGGCGCTGTGGGCGAGGTTGCCGCGCTTGAACACGCCCACGTCGGTGGTGCCGCCGCCCATGTCGATCACGATGACCGTCTGGGTCTGCTCCAGCGCTTCTAGCGTCGCCAGCCCGGAGGCCAACGCGTGCAGCACGAAACCGTCCACTTTCAGGCCTGCTTCCTGTACGCAGCGGCGCAGATTCAGCAGCGGCCCAGCGGTTCCGGCCACGATATGCACGTCCACTTCCAGCCTCACGCCGTGCATCCCCACCGGGCTCTTGATGCCTTCCTGTCCGTCTACCACGTATTCCTGTGGCAGCGTATGAATAATTTCAAGGTTAGGATCGAGCGGCACGGCGCGGGCGTTCTCTATGGCGCGGTCTACGTCGGGTTGGGCAATTTCTTGGTTGCGGCGAATGGCGGCCAGCCCATGACTGGTAATGGCTTTGGCATGGTTGCCCGCCACACTGACGAACACACTGCCCACTTTTACACCGCTGACGCGCTCTGCGGCGGCCACCGATTGCCGGATGGCGTGGGTAGCACGCTCCAAGTTCACCACGCTGCCGCGTTTCATGCCTTCGCTGGGCACGCTGCCCTGCCCGATGATGTCGAGAGTACCGCCGGGTGCGATTTCCCCGATGACGGTGGTGATTTTCGTGGTGCCGATATCGAGGCCCACAATGATTGAATTTTCCTTCATTCTTGGACGCTCACCCCCCACGGGTAGATGTTGATTTTTTTGTTTGGGTACATGCTGATACTCCCAGCATACTTTACGAGGGATTTCAGATCACCGCTCCACACCGCGCCGAGTCCCGTGTTGACCGTGACCCCCGACGGCGTATAGGCAACCGATTGCACAGTGTAGCGCGATAAAAGCTGCGTGACGTAGAGGGCGTCTGCTAGGCGGTCTGGCCCCCAACCTCCCAGAAGGGGCAATTTGCTGTTGGGGGCCGCGCCGGGCAGGAGCGTTCCATCCGCGGCCAGAGTCACGATGCTGCCGTCCGGGCGCTTCCAGCGGGCGTAGGGCCTACGTTCCACGATCTCCACACTGACAGCATCTGGGAACGTTTCGACGATTTTTGCTGACAGTATCCAAGGATGGTTGGCAAGTGTCCGCGCCCGCCACGCGCCGTAGTACAGCCACCCGAACTGCGGCGTCAGGCCCGCAAGCTCCTGCACCCGCGCCTCCGACAGTTGGCTGTTGCCTGCGACTGTGACTGTGCGTATGGGTAAGGCGAACCAAGCACCCGCCAGAGCGGCGGCAGTCAGGGTCAGGCCCAACGCTGTCCAGAGGCGGGTGCGGCGCGGCTTGGGTGGAGGAGGGAGAGGAGCGGGTTCTGGCTGCGGCTCCGGTACAACAACAGGTGTCATGAGGGGTTCAGGCAAATCCGGCACAATTCGGCGGTTGCCCTCACCCACCTTGCGTGCGCTCACGCTTGCTCCAGA includes the following:
- a CDS encoding RNA-binding S4 domain-containing protein: MTGRNDQPTDTIDLQDFLKLQGVVQTGGEAKFRVQGGEVLLNGEVETRRRKKLRRGDVVEYAGQTMKVDW
- a CDS encoding putative Ig domain-containing protein — translated: MQASTHPLRRAPAPRLWPLLTVALLGLGTLSACGSSTGTGSTATTGADPLTFTLTSLPVGYVAEAYEAALVVTGGTGPYGFRVAAGSLPPGISLSGGRLVGRPTKIGAFKFTLETNDAGLRSKVQEYTLNVNDLPPLSLSPTLPTGEIRGETRVPVTIAGPRAVRAARLMWTLPKGVTVTRVQPGENGGVLFWRQEGQTLSVSVGFKAIPRAGARVMLVSIRPSSPVTLSATGLAFEARDGTGKLLAQQGMPNVPGATVPAPAATPASTPTPATSAPATTPPATSTPPASQPVTIPPPPRGEPDPTPPDSDTPVPIDPPGPGTQLPPTGGRA
- a CDS encoding insulinase family protein translates to MTMQLTKPPTVGTPLGRYTVERVEALPEMQGTLVLLRHELGARHAHVIREDDNLAFGVTFPTVPKDSTGVAHILEHVALMGSQKYPVPDPFFAMAPRSLNTFMNAMTANDWTTYPFSTRNVQDYFNLLSVYLDATFFPLLRYESFRQDGHRFEFEKLDDPTSTLKLQGVVYNEMKGAMASAGAVMWRSLGKALYPDLTYAVNSGGEPNDIPGLTYDGLRAFHAAHYHPSNAFFFTYGNQDLTRVLDEIESHVMARFAPQSLDVSVPDQPDFAEPRRVDVTYPGSDVERGGQVLLAWKLGRSSNPDLNLRWSVLSDVLLGNPAAPLTRPLIESGIGSALADLTGYRDSFREGAFAVGLKGLSAGKAAEVEKLVLDTLAGIARDGIPADLIASSLHQFEIGQKEVSNSGYPYGLQVMFRLMGPWLYGGDPVTGLRLDAELNSLRADLDSGKRVFESMLEELLALPHRVTMVVTPDPLLASQAEQAERELVERLSKDFTDEDRARIVRESLQLQSLQAQESDPNVLPTLALSDVTPGVQRPDYSTTQEGRALVGRVPQPTGGLSYLDVQIRLPDVPAELLDVLPLYTYAVTRSGAAGQDYAELSRRIEAVTGGVGASAGVGTAPDDLSAVRLAVTFSGKALARNAEALVAVLHDLIAAPEFTRERTRQLLEQRLSGMKASVVGSGSAYADRLASAQVSAAAVLEERFGGLTSLATLKAIVEGPEGESGAEGLDARIDALLGQFSQLQELITRGQPLLCLTATPDDIGLDVQPITTLFTGDAPTGRPALAPLATGPQARTTDSPVAFNAIAYPTVPYTHPDSPALLVLSRLLRSEYMLKEIREKGGAYGGGAGFDTRGGVFSMTSYRDPHIARTYQVFRDARAFLDTPLGERELTEAILTASKILDPLTSPDTVGRLRFYGDQAGFTPEVQESFKARLLAVKLDDLRRVMDTYLTPERAAYALVAGRDPNTEVEGLGLKFEVQGV
- a CDS encoding 23S rRNA (pseudouridine(1915)-N(3))-methyltransferase RlmH, yielding MRLHLITVGEPKLAYARAGWDEYEKRLRRYHKLTVTRVAGKTQALESEAIRRAAGKTPLILLDPRGQQFTSEGLAAYLDGQGVGGTGELAFAIGGPEGHTDELRAGAYALWSLGTLTLPHDLAMVVLAEALYRAATISAGEPYHRG
- the rsmI gene encoding 16S rRNA (cytidine(1402)-2'-O)-methyltransferase codes for the protein MSRAEQDRIEAEEVEADSLDELVLHEGWAETAQAAADAPADLPPLSPIPDGARVWLVPTPVGNLGDLTLRAIEVLRAADAVACEDTRRTGALLSYLGIRKPLVRLDAHTMRRAPQVLERYARLAYVSDAGTPGISDPGAELVQAALAADVPIEVLPGATAFVPALVLSGLDSARFTFEGFLPRSGKDRKARLSAVAARAETSILYESPHRLHATLTELAASCGPLRRGSVTRELSKRFEETRRGTLAELAAHFEAGTRGEIVVVVGGRPEGEADPAQPVTDPAEQARAWAAAGQGVRDIRDALMRQGLRKNDAYALALQVTQAQQP